The following are from one region of the Actinomycetota bacterium genome:
- a CDS encoding oxidoreductase, translating to MSDARGSPPTLYEWASGRDAFRRLIDAFYDRVEADELLSALFPGGVGEEHRSNVTAWWCEVFGGPPTYTEELGGYERMLGRHRGLRITGEQRFRFASLMSLAADDAGLPDDPEFRSAFVAYVEWGTRLALHNSGPDADVVEHAPVPRWGWGVAPPYRA from the coding sequence ATGTCAGACGCCCGAGGGTCGCCGCCGACGTTGTACGAGTGGGCCAGTGGGAGGGACGCGTTCCGGCGCTTGATCGACGCGTTCTACGACCGCGTCGAGGCCGACGAGCTGCTCTCGGCGTTGTTTCCGGGAGGGGTGGGGGAGGAGCACCGCAGCAACGTCACGGCGTGGTGGTGCGAGGTCTTCGGCGGGCCGCCCACCTACACCGAGGAGCTGGGCGGCTACGAGCGGATGCTCGGCAGGCACCGCGGGCTGCGCATCACCGGCGAGCAGCGGTTCCGCTTCGCCTCGCTGATGAGCCTGGCCGCCGATGACGCGGGGTTGCCGGACGACCCCGAGTTTCGGTCCGCGTTCGTCGCCTACGTCGAGTGGGGCACACGGCTCGCCCTGCACAACTCCGGGCCGGATGCCGACGTGGTCGAACATGCGCCCGTGCCGCGGTGGGGATGGGGTGTGGCTCCGCCTTACCGCGCGTAG